The Desulfuromonas versatilis genome has a segment encoding these proteins:
- a CDS encoding HEAT repeat domain-containing protein, whose protein sequence is MSSKLVDRAALNLDTQVLSNFIYEWNISRRHISAYPHGHPLIGKSAEKVLSLLGQLLEFRSAFTLGIAKDSLLIGNSFFDRRNPVFRDFAQALFGVGIASITVRRGLTADELYRFNRILSFSREEVRDCGGIEQALIDSGVRCIMVEQVDYDAFRATEETSVRASDAAKAPRDPGSLWDQFVKGILDGTGDSATEPPTAAALADAMNAQQDTPEAGREKQYQEAISSFISQVGAGGMERAARREVLERLGGLVAGLNPELRRQFLNSAFQSLAEADAVAEEFLGRLPDGVIIEALESVNERRDSVPSGVLNLLAKLARHGQQGKGGRIRGADRAGEGGVEEKLQVIFREEETERFVPQDYQEALGAILEAESLPPDDLEQLETLKQTLESHCVETQISSVILEVLRSGPDAEQLEVLKRSLLELAGYFLEMGDFPALLAMHHRLVGEAGEESLRREILTLFAEEEFVEQVLDSLSRHGKAKYEEIAGLIREIGEPFVNPLMNRLAEESSMSLRRYYMVRLEELGHLTRDAALRRLDDPRWYFVRNLIISLRQLNDPSVVEAVRKLRSHERPQVRQEVMRTLLHFNDAEANRILLQDLASSELPRQLTALQLAERSPSAEVFTKLLEMAASGGLGKREFELRLAVLRTLAEIGSPEALPVLGRIFNSRPLLHKKTHQRLRLEILRSLPRYPAESVTWLLEKLAGVKDPDIAREAAKTLQRVTQGRRK, encoded by the coding sequence ATGAGTTCCAAACTGGTGGACAGGGCCGCCCTGAATCTGGACACCCAGGTCCTGTCCAACTTCATCTACGAGTGGAACATCTCCCGCCGGCATATCTCCGCCTATCCCCACGGCCACCCCCTGATCGGCAAATCCGCAGAAAAAGTGCTTTCCCTCCTTGGTCAGCTGCTCGAATTCCGCAGCGCCTTCACCCTGGGAATCGCCAAGGACTCCCTGTTGATCGGCAACTCGTTTTTCGACCGCCGCAATCCTGTTTTCAGGGATTTCGCCCAGGCCCTGTTCGGTGTGGGCATCGCCTCCATCACCGTGCGCAGGGGGCTTACGGCCGATGAGTTGTACCGGTTCAACCGCATCCTGTCGTTCAGTCGGGAGGAGGTCCGTGACTGCGGCGGGATCGAGCAGGCGCTGATCGATTCCGGGGTGCGCTGCATCATGGTCGAGCAGGTCGATTACGACGCCTTCCGGGCCACCGAGGAGACTTCGGTTCGGGCCTCCGATGCCGCAAAAGCTCCGCGTGACCCCGGCTCGCTCTGGGACCAGTTCGTCAAGGGGATTCTGGACGGGACCGGCGACTCCGCCACGGAACCGCCCACAGCCGCTGCCCTGGCCGATGCGATGAACGCTCAGCAGGATACGCCCGAAGCGGGCCGGGAAAAGCAGTATCAGGAAGCCATCTCCTCCTTCATCAGCCAGGTGGGCGCCGGCGGCATGGAGCGCGCGGCCCGGCGCGAGGTCCTGGAGCGGCTCGGGGGCCTGGTCGCCGGCCTGAACCCGGAACTGCGCCGGCAGTTTCTCAACAGCGCCTTCCAGTCGCTGGCCGAGGCCGACGCCGTCGCCGAGGAATTTCTCGGCCGGCTGCCTGACGGGGTTATCATCGAAGCCCTCGAATCGGTCAACGAACGGCGTGACTCGGTCCCCTCCGGGGTGCTCAACCTGCTGGCGAAGCTGGCCCGCCATGGCCAGCAGGGCAAGGGGGGGCGGATCCGCGGCGCGGACCGGGCCGGGGAGGGGGGGGTGGAGGAAAAGCTTCAGGTGATCTTCCGCGAGGAGGAGACCGAGCGCTTCGTTCCGCAGGATTACCAGGAGGCGCTTGGCGCCATTCTGGAGGCCGAAAGCCTTCCGCCCGACGACCTGGAACAGCTGGAGACCCTCAAGCAGACCCTGGAAAGCCACTGCGTGGAGACCCAGATCAGCTCGGTGATCCTGGAGGTCCTGCGCTCCGGGCCCGATGCCGAGCAGCTCGAGGTGCTCAAGCGCAGCCTGCTCGAACTGGCCGGCTATTTTCTGGAGATGGGCGATTTCCCAGCCCTGCTCGCCATGCACCACCGCCTGGTCGGCGAGGCCGGCGAGGAATCCCTGCGCCGGGAGATCCTGACCCTGTTTGCGGAGGAGGAGTTCGTGGAGCAGGTGCTTGACTCCCTCTCCCGGCACGGCAAGGCCAAATACGAGGAGATCGCCGGGCTGATCCGCGAAATCGGAGAGCCCTTCGTCAACCCGCTGATGAATCGCCTGGCTGAAGAAAGCAGCATGTCGCTGCGCCGCTATTACATGGTCCGGCTCGAAGAGCTGGGCCATCTTACCCGCGACGCGGCGCTGCGGCGCCTGGACGACCCGCGCTGGTATTTTGTCCGCAACCTGATCATTTCGTTGCGCCAGCTCAACGACCCGTCGGTGGTCGAAGCGGTGCGCAAACTGCGCAGCCATGAACGCCCCCAGGTCCGCCAGGAGGTCATGCGGACTCTGCTCCATTTCAACGATGCCGAGGCCAACCGGATCCTGCTCCAGGACCTGGCCAGTTCGGAACTGCCGCGCCAGCTGACCGCCCTGCAACTGGCCGAGCGCAGCCCCAGCGCCGAGGTGTTCACCAAACTGCTCGAAATGGCCGCCAGCGGGGGGCTGGGAAAACGGGAATTCGAGCTGCGGCTTGCGGTGCTTCGCACCTTGGCGGAAATCGGCAGTCCTGAGGCCCTGCCCGTGCTGGGCCGGATCTTCAACTCCCGGCCCCTGCTGCACAAGAAGACCCACCAGCGGCTTCGCCTGGAAATTCTGCGCAGTCTGCCCCGCTATCCCGCCGAGTCGGTGACCTGGCTGCTGGAGAAGCTGGCGGGAGTAAAGGATCCGGATATCGCCCGGGAGGCCGCGAAGACCCTCCAGCGGGTAACCCAGGGGAGGCGCAAGTGA
- a CDS encoding HD-GYP domain-containing protein has protein sequence MDFIRHLVTAMATATLYSPQHRQVSRLREAALASLRDALNAGPDISLMLVDEELIFDGTPLTTSMHVVKLTQAMKARGLGHLKIRQGIGDEEVMRLITQLAKSADADTELISTEYLRFGKVQVRFGQSGEGEWEGAEILAIPELGEIPDEERFRFEELYDEARRHNKLNVKGISEIVTSFIQTFSREADPLLTLAPLRALDEYTFTHSTNVCVLNLAQAMAMGISGARLHDIGIAAMLHDIGKVFIPEEILNKAGKLDETEWELMQQHPLKGAQHLLDTPGVPRLAVVTAFEHHLKYDFTGYPKVAAGWEQNLCSQMTTISDVFDALRTKRAYRGAMDYEKISAILLEMAGTELHPTLTRNFLKVLGRVGLSITAGG, from the coding sequence ATGGATTTTATCCGGCACCTGGTCACCGCCATGGCCACCGCCACCCTCTACTCGCCCCAGCACCGCCAGGTCAGCCGATTGCGCGAGGCTGCCCTGGCCAGCCTGCGCGATGCGCTCAACGCCGGGCCCGACATCTCCCTGATGCTGGTAGACGAAGAGCTGATTTTCGACGGGACGCCACTGACCACCAGCATGCATGTGGTGAAGCTCACCCAGGCCATGAAGGCCCGTGGCCTCGGGCACCTGAAAATCCGCCAGGGTATCGGCGACGAGGAGGTGATGCGGCTGATCACCCAGCTGGCCAAGTCCGCGGATGCCGATACGGAGTTGATCTCCACCGAGTACCTGCGCTTCGGCAAGGTCCAGGTCCGTTTCGGCCAGAGCGGTGAAGGAGAATGGGAAGGGGCGGAGATCCTCGCCATCCCGGAGCTGGGAGAGATTCCGGATGAGGAACGGTTCCGCTTCGAGGAGCTGTACGACGAGGCGCGGCGCCACAACAAGCTCAACGTCAAGGGAATCAGTGAGATCGTCACCAGCTTCATCCAGACCTTCAGCCGCGAGGCCGATCCGCTGTTGACGCTGGCGCCCCTGCGTGCCCTGGACGAGTACACCTTCACCCATTCCACCAACGTCTGCGTGCTGAATCTCGCGCAGGCCATGGCCATGGGAATTTCCGGCGCGCGCCTGCATGATATCGGCATCGCCGCCATGCTCCACGACATCGGCAAGGTGTTCATCCCCGAAGAAATCCTCAACAAGGCGGGGAAGCTCGACGAGACGGAATGGGAACTGATGCAGCAGCACCCGCTCAAGGGGGCGCAGCATCTGCTCGACACCCCCGGAGTGCCGCGCCTGGCGGTGGTTACCGCCTTCGAACACCACCTCAAATACGACTTTACCGGCTACCCGAAAGTTGCCGCTGGCTGGGAGCAGAACCTCTGCAGCCAAATGACCACCATTTCCGACGTATTCGATGCCCTGCGTACCAAGCGGGCCTACCGGGGCGCCATGGACTATGAAAAAATTTCCGCCATCCTCCTGGAAATGGCCGGCACCGAGCTGCACCCGACGCTTACCCGCAATTTTCTCAAAGTACTGGGACGGGTGGGGCTGTCCATAACCGCGGGCGGGTAA
- a CDS encoding GGDEF domain-containing protein: MRQQSIIERVREIEELARKFHEVEASILSILNFRGFFETLLSKIAGTFEIPQVSFALIEESELAGLVREAVREPATRRNLSFVRRSEFESLLGGRLVPLLVNEGLQPYLRLFPAATRGEIRSAAIVPLQLDGELVGSLNHADPSATRFQPGLNAVFLERLGLKVSLCLSNVTAHEQLVFAAQHDPLTNLLNRRVMDSVLAREFARARRYNGTLSLVFLDLDDFKLVNDSFGHDCGDRLLQHIARLLERLTRSSDLVIRFAGDEFVLILPETAPRDAVQLMGRVQTALQKNPFRENGIVVPTAISFGIASTLEEDLAAAEQLVKRADQRLYRFKDQKKRPAEELAHGR, from the coding sequence ATGAGGCAGCAGAGCATCATCGAGCGGGTTCGGGAGATCGAGGAGCTGGCTCGCAAATTCCACGAGGTGGAAGCGAGCATCCTCTCCATTCTCAATTTCCGCGGTTTTTTCGAAACCCTGCTGTCAAAAATCGCCGGCACCTTTGAAATCCCCCAGGTCAGCTTTGCGCTGATCGAGGAGTCGGAGCTGGCCGGGCTGGTCCGCGAGGCGGTGCGCGAGCCGGCCACCCGGCGCAATTTGAGTTTTGTCCGGCGCAGCGAATTCGAATCGCTGCTGGGGGGCCGTCTCGTTCCCCTGCTGGTCAACGAGGGGCTGCAGCCTTACCTTCGCCTGTTCCCGGCGGCAACCCGCGGCGAAATCCGCTCGGCAGCCATCGTCCCCCTGCAACTGGACGGTGAACTGGTGGGCAGTCTCAACCATGCCGACCCCTCCGCGACCCGCTTTCAGCCCGGGCTGAACGCGGTCTTCCTGGAGCGGCTGGGACTCAAGGTTTCGCTCTGCCTCTCCAATGTCACCGCCCACGAGCAGCTGGTATTCGCCGCCCAGCATGACCCGCTCACCAACCTGCTCAACCGCCGGGTCATGGATTCGGTGCTGGCCCGCGAGTTCGCCCGGGCCAGGCGCTACAACGGCACCCTCTCCCTGGTGTTCCTGGATCTGGACGATTTCAAGCTGGTCAACGACAGCTTCGGTCACGACTGCGGCGACCGGCTGCTGCAGCACATCGCTCGGCTTCTGGAGCGCCTGACCCGCTCCAGCGACCTGGTGATCCGTTTTGCCGGGGATGAGTTCGTGCTGATCCTCCCCGAAACCGCACCCCGGGACGCGGTGCAGCTGATGGGCAGGGTTCAGACGGCCCTCCAGAAAAACCCTTTCAGGGAGAACGGGATAGTGGTGCCGACCGCGATCAGCTTCGGCATCGCCTCGACCCTGGAGGAGGACTTGGCCGCCGCCGAGCAGCTGGTCAAGCGGGCCGACCAGCGGCTCTACCGGTTCAAGGACCAGAAAAAACGCCCTGCAGAGGAGCTAGCCCATGGCCGTTAA
- a CDS encoding helix-turn-helix transcriptional regulator, producing MTHQGYFERIEQLDRARSVEELHAGCADICADYGFEHFLYGARIPVSLVKPQMFIISGYPNSWWQHYKDQGYMGVDPTVSHCATRHVPLYWGAPEVAGTAGSSARKMMREAGEFGLCNGLSIPVHGSQGENALLALTTSAPPERSEGWIREALPFVQALAPFVHEAARRIIEIREISPARPRLTSREKECLLWAAEGKTSWETSQILGVAERTVIFHLQNAAAKLEVSGKQHAVARAISLGLIATHPA from the coding sequence ATGACTCACCAGGGCTATTTTGAGCGTATCGAGCAGCTTGACCGTGCCCGGTCGGTGGAAGAGCTTCATGCCGGCTGTGCGGATATCTGCGCCGACTACGGATTCGAGCATTTCCTCTACGGAGCGCGGATCCCGGTCTCGCTGGTCAAGCCGCAGATGTTCATCATCAGCGGCTACCCCAACTCCTGGTGGCAGCATTACAAGGACCAGGGTTACATGGGGGTCGATCCCACCGTCAGCCACTGCGCCACGCGGCATGTGCCGCTTTATTGGGGGGCGCCGGAGGTGGCCGGAACCGCAGGTTCGTCGGCCCGGAAAATGATGAGGGAGGCCGGAGAGTTCGGGCTGTGCAACGGCCTGAGCATCCCGGTGCACGGCAGCCAGGGTGAAAACGCCCTGCTCGCCCTGACCACTTCGGCGCCGCCGGAGCGCAGCGAGGGGTGGATCCGCGAGGCTCTTCCCTTCGTGCAGGCGCTGGCCCCCTTTGTCCACGAAGCCGCCCGCCGCATCATCGAAATCAGGGAGATTTCCCCGGCCCGGCCCCGGCTCACCTCCCGGGAGAAGGAGTGTCTGCTCTGGGCGGCCGAGGGCAAGACCTCCTGGGAGACTTCACAGATCCTCGGTGTCGCCGAACGTACCGTCATCTTCCATCTGCAGAACGCCGCCGCCAAGCTTGAGGTCAGCGGCAAGCAGCACGCCGTGGCCCGGGCCATCTCCCTCGGCCTGATCGCCACTCACCCCGCCTGA
- a CDS encoding cobyric acid synthase produces MKNKLYVVGIGPGDLQHMTPAARQAIEAAEVVVGYKTYLGLIDSLLAGKEVVSSGMMKEVERCRQALEIAADGRSVALVSSGDAGIYGMAGLVLELVGEHQGSPLQGVEVEIVPGVSAVQAAAARLGAPLMHDFAVISLSDLLTPWPLIRRRLDAAGRADFVVALYNPRSRGRTTQIGEARQILLAHREPQTPVGIVRNACRADEAVILTTLEELASREEEVDMFSLVMIGNSQTRIEAGRMLTPRGYRVRNQESGIRTQKQCLKPETWNLKSEQGKALFVGGTGSDVGKSVITAGLCRILKRRGLSVAPFKAQNMALNSAVTPEGGEIGRAQALQAAACGIAPHADMNPVLLKPNSETGSQVIIQGRPVGNMGVRQYHAYKDQAFARVRESYARLSGAHDVVVLEGAGSIAEINLREHDITNLRAAEMADAPVLLVADIERGGVFAAIVGTLEVLAPAERARVAGVIINRFRGDASLLRPGIEAVEERTGVPVLGVVPWLDLKLPEEDSLALARKGKGAVPAALRIGVVRLPRISNYTDFDPLEQEPGVELVYLDEPEQVAGLDLLILPGTKSTLADLAELRRRGFERAILAYHAAGGRIAGICGGYQMLGGRIADPGQVESDHGEARGLDLLDVETVLRPAKQTHQASAVPLPAASAAGLGALEEITGYEIHMGETRCGSLARPLLRLTRRSGKEVDMADGAVDQDGQVWGTYLHGLFDSAPFRRALLAPLFRAKGLEPPDSTPGASLDARLDELADHLEAHLDLERILSLLDRRTREDCSWNG; encoded by the coding sequence ATGAAAAACAAACTCTACGTCGTCGGCATCGGGCCAGGCGATCTGCAGCATATGACCCCGGCCGCACGGCAGGCCATCGAGGCCGCCGAGGTGGTGGTCGGCTACAAGACCTACCTGGGGCTGATCGATTCCTTGCTCGCGGGCAAGGAAGTGGTCTCCTCGGGGATGATGAAGGAGGTCGAGCGCTGCCGCCAGGCCCTGGAGATCGCCGCCGACGGTCGGAGCGTCGCTTTGGTCTCCTCGGGCGACGCCGGCATCTACGGCATGGCCGGGCTGGTGCTGGAACTCGTAGGCGAACACCAAGGTTCGCCCCTGCAGGGGGTCGAGGTCGAGATCGTCCCCGGGGTTTCGGCGGTCCAGGCCGCCGCCGCGCGCCTGGGGGCGCCGCTGATGCACGATTTCGCGGTGATCTCCCTCTCCGACCTGCTCACCCCCTGGCCGTTGATCCGCCGCCGGCTCGACGCCGCCGGACGGGCCGATTTCGTGGTCGCCCTCTACAACCCGCGCAGCCGCGGCCGCACCACCCAGATCGGCGAGGCCCGCCAGATCCTGCTGGCCCACCGCGAGCCGCAGACCCCGGTAGGCATCGTGCGCAACGCCTGCCGCGCCGACGAGGCGGTGATCCTCACCACCCTGGAGGAGCTCGCCTCCCGCGAGGAGGAGGTCGACATGTTCTCCCTGGTGATGATCGGCAACAGCCAGACGCGAATTGAGGCGGGGCGTATGCTGACTCCACGGGGTTATCGCGTCAGGAATCAGGAGTCAGGAATCAGGACTCAGAAGCAATGTCTGAAACCTGAAACCTGGAACCTGAAATCTGAACAGGGCAAGGCCCTGTTCGTCGGCGGCACCGGCTCGGATGTGGGCAAGAGCGTCATCACCGCGGGGCTCTGCCGCATCCTGAAGCGGCGCGGCCTTTCCGTGGCGCCCTTTAAGGCGCAGAACATGGCGCTCAACTCCGCCGTCACCCCCGAGGGGGGCGAGATCGGCCGGGCCCAGGCCCTGCAGGCGGCCGCCTGCGGCATCGCCCCGCACGCCGACATGAACCCGGTGCTGCTCAAGCCCAACTCCGAGACCGGCTCCCAGGTCATCATCCAGGGACGCCCGGTGGGCAACATGGGGGTGCGCCAGTACCATGCCTACAAGGACCAGGCCTTCGCCCGGGTGCGCGAATCCTACGCCCGGCTTTCCGGCGCCCATGACGTGGTGGTGCTGGAAGGGGCGGGGAGCATCGCCGAGATCAACCTGCGCGAGCACGACATCACCAACCTGCGCGCTGCCGAAATGGCCGACGCCCCGGTGCTGCTGGTGGCCGACATCGAGCGCGGAGGCGTGTTCGCCGCCATCGTCGGTACCCTCGAGGTGCTCGCCCCTGCCGAGCGGGCGCGGGTCGCCGGGGTGATCATCAACCGTTTCCGGGGCGACGCGAGCCTGCTGCGGCCCGGGATCGAGGCGGTGGAAGAGCGCACCGGGGTGCCGGTGCTGGGGGTGGTCCCCTGGCTCGATCTCAAGCTCCCCGAGGAGGATTCGCTGGCCCTGGCCCGCAAGGGGAAGGGCGCCGTCCCCGCGGCCCTGCGCATCGGCGTGGTGCGCCTGCCGCGCATCTCGAATTACACCGATTTCGACCCTCTCGAGCAGGAGCCGGGCGTCGAACTGGTCTACCTGGACGAGCCTGAGCAGGTGGCGGGGCTCGACCTGCTGATCCTCCCCGGCACCAAGAGCACCCTGGCCGATCTCGCCGAGCTGCGCCGGCGCGGCTTCGAGCGGGCCATCCTCGCCTACCACGCCGCCGGCGGCCGCATCGCCGGCATCTGCGGCGGCTACCAGATGCTCGGCGGGCGGATCGCCGACCCCGGCCAGGTCGAATCGGACCACGGCGAGGCCCGCGGGCTGGATCTGCTCGACGTGGAAACCGTGCTGCGACCGGCCAAGCAGACCCACCAGGCCAGCGCCGTCCCCCTGCCGGCCGCCTCCGCGGCAGGTTTGGGGGCCCTGGAGGAGATCACCGGCTACGAGATCCACATGGGCGAGACCCGCTGCGGCTCCCTGGCCCGCCCCCTGCTGCGGCTGACCCGCCGCTCGGGCAAGGAGGTGGACATGGCCGACGGCGCCGTCGACCAGGACGGGCAGGTGTGGGGAACCTATCTGCACGGACTTTTCGACAGCGCGCCGTTTCGCCGGGCCCTGCTCGCCCCCCTGTTCCGCGCCAAGGGGCTGGAGCCGCCCGATTCCACACCCGGGGCGTCGCTGGATGCGCGCCTGGATGAGCTGGCCGATCATCTCGAGGCGCACCTCGACCTGGAGCGGATCTTGAGTCTTCTGGATCGCCGGACGCGGGAGGACTGCTCGTGGAATGGCTGA
- the cobD gene encoding threonine-phosphate decarboxylase CobD produces the protein MIQSEHGGAVAQAARELGVSARAIVDFSASINPLGPPPNVLGAAREALDEVMHYPEIDAASLAEALASHHGPPVAHLLPGSGSTELIYLFPRVLRPRRALLVTPAFSEYERSLVQAGTQIDVFPLRVEEQFRLDPERLLRALDSSTDLVMLANPGNPTGVGIDPGVIEQIARAVREQAVVAVDEAFVDFCPHRSVLEKVPLHGNLYVFRSLTKFYAIPGLRVGYLAGPARGIARLSEAREPWALSAPALAAGRACLGEQGFRERTLLELPRLREELGRGLEDLGLTVFCGEANYLLARLEGAGASAAALAERLRSQGVLIRECGNFPPLDGRYLRVAVRTSEENRRLLEGLKNLLPLQAAASASG, from the coding sequence ATGATTCAATCCGAACATGGCGGCGCCGTTGCCCAGGCCGCTCGCGAGCTTGGGGTCTCCGCCAGGGCGATCGTTGATTTTTCCGCCAGCATCAACCCCCTTGGGCCTCCCCCGAACGTACTGGGTGCTGCTCGTGAGGCCCTCGACGAGGTCATGCATTACCCCGAGATCGACGCCGCCTCGCTGGCCGAGGCGCTGGCCAGCCATCATGGACCGCCGGTTGCCCACCTGTTGCCCGGCAGCGGCTCCACCGAGCTGATCTATCTTTTTCCCCGGGTGCTGCGCCCACGCCGTGCGCTGCTGGTCACCCCCGCCTTCAGCGAATACGAGCGAAGCCTGGTCCAGGCGGGAACCCAGATCGACGTATTCCCGCTGAGAGTCGAGGAGCAGTTTCGACTCGACCCCGAGCGGCTGTTGCGAGCGCTCGACTCCAGCACCGACCTGGTCATGCTCGCCAATCCGGGCAATCCCACCGGTGTCGGCATCGATCCGGGAGTGATCGAGCAGATCGCCCGGGCCGTTCGCGAGCAGGCGGTGGTCGCGGTGGACGAGGCCTTCGTCGATTTCTGCCCCCACCGCTCGGTCCTGGAAAAAGTCCCCCTGCATGGCAATCTCTATGTGTTCAGATCGCTGACCAAGTTCTACGCCATCCCCGGGCTGCGGGTCGGTTACCTGGCCGGGCCCGCCAGGGGGATCGCCCGACTGTCCGAGGCCCGCGAGCCCTGGGCCCTGTCCGCCCCCGCCCTGGCTGCCGGCCGTGCCTGTCTCGGCGAGCAGGGGTTTCGCGAGCGGACCCTGCTGGAGCTGCCGCGCCTGCGCGAGGAGCTCGGGCGGGGGCTCGAGGATCTGGGGTTGACGGTGTTCTGCGGAGAGGCCAACTATCTTCTGGCGCGCCTGGAAGGGGCCGGCGCCAGCGCCGCAGCGCTTGCCGAGCGGCTTCGCAGCCAGGGGGTGCTCATTCGCGAATGCGGAAATTTCCCCCCCCTCGATGGCCGCTACCTGCGCGTTGCGGTGCGCACCAGCGAGGAAAATCGCCGTCTGTTGGAGGGACTGAAAAATCTCCTTCCCCTTCAGGCGGCAGCCAGCGCTTCGGGATGA
- a CDS encoding tRNA dihydrouridine synthase produces the protein MAVKPHADSAAALPWNPASQPLMLAPMQGLTNRALRGVFVDWVRPDVVFTEFIRVNAGTARGLKATDRKEAADRAGGVPLVVQLIGRNAETLVPAALAAQQAGAEHLNLNMGCPFGRMTPGSAGGGMLKTPENIPEILRQLRLAISGSFSVKIRAGYENPQQIFELLPVIEAAGVDFLVLHPRTVLQKYSGRAEHGITARVVAATRLPVIANGDIDSAESARRVAETTGAAGLMLGRAAIADPLLFQRIRGQAAAEPSAAERRAELARYLGQLLERYAELFCGDTQVLRKLKEALAFHADPRLREAVTGLRRAKSLAEFSDRVQALGG, from the coding sequence ATGGCCGTTAAGCCCCATGCCGATTCCGCCGCCGCGCTCCCCTGGAACCCTGCCAGCCAACCGTTGATGCTGGCCCCCATGCAGGGGCTGACCAACCGGGCCCTGCGCGGGGTCTTCGTCGACTGGGTCCGGCCCGACGTGGTCTTCACCGAATTCATCCGGGTCAATGCCGGCACCGCCCGGGGCCTCAAGGCAACCGATCGCAAGGAGGCGGCGGACCGCGCCGGGGGGGTGCCCCTGGTGGTTCAGCTCATCGGCAGAAACGCGGAGACCCTGGTCCCTGCCGCCCTGGCGGCGCAGCAGGCCGGGGCCGAACATCTGAACCTGAACATGGGCTGCCCCTTCGGCCGGATGACCCCCGGTTCGGCCGGCGGCGGCATGCTGAAAACCCCCGAAAATATTCCCGAGATCCTCCGGCAGCTGCGCCTGGCCATCTCCGGGAGCTTTTCGGTGAAGATTCGTGCCGGCTATGAAAATCCACAGCAGATCTTCGAACTGCTGCCGGTCATCGAGGCGGCCGGGGTCGACTTTCTCGTGCTGCATCCTCGCACCGTGCTGCAGAAATACAGCGGCCGGGCCGAGCATGGCATCACCGCCAGGGTGGTCGCCGCCACCAGGCTGCCGGTCATTGCCAATGGCGACATCGACAGCGCGGAGTCCGCCCGGCGGGTCGCCGAGACGACCGGCGCTGCCGGATTGATGCTGGGCCGGGCGGCGATAGCCGATCCTCTGCTGTTCCAGCGGATCCGGGGGCAAGCCGCTGCCGAGCCATCCGCGGCCGAAAGGCGGGCCGAACTGGCGCGGTACCTCGGCCAGCTGCTCGAGCGCTACGCCGAACTGTTCTGCGGCGATACCCAGGTACTGCGCAAGCTCAAGGAGGCGCTGGCCTTCCATGCCGACCCGCGGCTGCGTGAGGCGGTGACCGGATTGCGGCGGGCAAAGAGCCTGGCTGAATTTTCCGACCGGGTGCAGGCGCTTGGGGGCTAG
- the cbiB gene encoding adenosylcobinamide-phosphate synthase CbiB, protein MEWLIPCAFALDLVLGDPRRLTHPVVLIGGLIEGLEVPLVGLLKNRRLAGILLTALTLLVTGLVAIAVLKLAQAVHPWLGWLAALWLAYTTLALRSLHKESREVVTLVEQGDLDEARRSLALIVGRETSHLDEEGILRACIETVAENTSDGVIGPLFYLFIGGPVLALLYKAASTLDSMVGYRDDRYRELGWASARFDDLLNLVPARLTGLLMALAAWPLGLNGAEALRIMLRDARKHSSPNAGYPEAAAAGALEVQLGGPAIYFGARVEKPTLGDADRPITVAGYRAMVRLMYLASLLALGLGVLLQSLLA, encoded by the coding sequence GTGGAATGGCTGATCCCCTGCGCCTTCGCCCTTGACCTGGTGCTCGGCGACCCGCGGCGTCTCACCCACCCCGTGGTCCTGATCGGCGGGCTCATCGAAGGCCTTGAGGTCCCCCTGGTGGGGCTGCTGAAAAATCGCCGCCTGGCGGGCATCCTGCTAACCGCCCTGACCCTTCTGGTCACCGGGCTGGTCGCCATCGCAGTGCTGAAATTGGCCCAGGCGGTCCACCCCTGGCTCGGCTGGCTGGCGGCGCTCTGGCTGGCCTATACCACTCTCGCCCTGCGCTCGCTGCACAAGGAGAGCCGCGAGGTGGTCACCCTGGTGGAGCAGGGCGATCTGGACGAAGCGCGGCGCAGCCTGGCGCTGATCGTCGGGCGGGAAACCAGCCACCTCGACGAGGAGGGGATCCTGCGCGCCTGCATAGAAACCGTGGCGGAAAACACCTCCGACGGGGTGATCGGGCCGCTTTTCTACCTGTTTATCGGCGGGCCGGTGCTGGCCCTGCTGTACAAGGCGGCCAGTACCCTCGACTCGATGGTCGGCTACCGTGACGACCGTTATCGGGAGCTGGGCTGGGCCTCGGCCCGCTTCGATGATCTGCTCAACCTGGTTCCCGCGCGGCTCACCGGCCTGCTCATGGCGCTGGCCGCCTGGCCGCTGGGGCTGAACGGGGCCGAGGCCCTGCGCATCATGCTGCGCGATGCCCGCAAACACAGCAGCCCCAACGCCGGGTATCCCGAGGCGGCGGCGGCCGGGGCCCTGGAGGTACAGCTCGGCGGCCCGGCAATCTATTTCGGCGCCAGGGTGGAAAAACCGACCTTGGGTGATGCTGACCGCCCCATTACCGTGGCCGGTTACCGGGCGATGGTTCGCCTGATGTACCTTGCTTCGCTCTTGGCCCTGGGGCTGGGTGTGCTGCTCCAGTCGCTGCTGGCCTGA